One segment of Campylobacter hominis ATCC BAA-381 DNA contains the following:
- the serA gene encoding phosphoglycerate dehydrogenase, which translates to MKTIIICDPIYKVGYELLEKEKDIKVIDASTVSKNELLDMVGDADVAITRSPTPVDKNFLQAGKKLKAIVRAGVGVDNCDIDECSRRGIVLMNVPTANTIAAVEMTMCHLLNSARKYVNSCNDLKLNHTWKREKWYGTEIYKKSLGIIGFGNIGSRVAVRAIACGMSVITYDPYIDPSKATNIGVRYTTNLDEILACDFITIHTPKTKETIGMIGDKEIAKMKDGVRLINCARGGLYNENALINGLKSGKIAYLGMDVFEKEPATQNELLEFENLTATPHLGANTVESQSNIATEAVEQAISAARGLCYPNALNLPIKTDNLPDFVEPYMNLVSKMAYMAAQIDKNQIKAIKLEGNGKVVDYLNSMLVFAVYGALKEKFGEKVNYVNAIFTADEKGIKTESAILNEDNYKNKVCVKITTDKGVTAISGTVFNDDEERILNIDGFKTDFKPKGKMIIFKNTDVPGVIASVSAILAKDKINIADFRLGRGEDGNALAVILVDEDISKSVLDELSALSTCLLARYVVL; encoded by the coding sequence ATGAAGACAATAATTATTTGTGACCCGATTTATAAAGTCGGGTACGAATTATTAGAAAAAGAAAAAGATATAAAAGTAATAGATGCTTCAACCGTTTCTAAAAATGAACTTTTAGATATGGTAGGAGATGCCGATGTCGCAATAACAAGAAGTCCGACACCGGTAGATAAAAATTTTTTACAGGCCGGAAAAAAATTAAAAGCAATTGTTAGAGCTGGGGTTGGCGTAGACAACTGTGATATAGATGAATGTTCAAGGCGTGGAATCGTTTTAATGAATGTACCTACTGCAAATACAATCGCAGCAGTAGAAATGACAATGTGCCATTTGCTGAATTCAGCTCGTAAATATGTAAACTCTTGCAATGATTTAAAACTCAACCATACATGGAAACGCGAAAAATGGTACGGAACCGAAATTTATAAAAAATCTCTTGGAATTATAGGTTTTGGAAATATCGGCTCTCGCGTAGCGGTGCGTGCAATAGCATGCGGTATGAGTGTCATAACTTATGATCCATACATAGATCCGAGCAAAGCAACAAATATCGGTGTGCGCTACACTACAAATCTTGATGAAATTTTAGCTTGTGATTTTATAACTATTCATACACCGAAAACAAAAGAAACAATAGGAATGATAGGCGATAAAGAAATCGCTAAAATGAAAGACGGCGTTAGACTTATAAACTGCGCACGCGGCGGGCTTTATAATGAAAATGCTTTAATCAATGGTTTAAAAAGCGGTAAAATAGCATATCTTGGCATGGATGTTTTTGAAAAAGAACCGGCTACTCAAAACGAACTTTTAGAATTCGAGAATTTAACTGCCACACCGCATCTTGGCGCAAATACTGTAGAATCTCAAAGCAACATTGCAACTGAAGCCGTTGAGCAAGCAATAAGCGCAGCCAGAGGACTTTGCTATCCAAATGCTCTGAACTTACCTATAAAAACAGATAATTTACCTGATTTTGTTGAACCTTATATGAACCTGGTTTCAAAAATGGCTTATATGGCTGCCCAAATTGATAAAAACCAAATAAAAGCTATTAAACTTGAAGGTAATGGAAAAGTTGTAGATTACTTAAATTCTATGCTTGTTTTTGCTGTATACGGAGCACTTAAAGAAAAATTCGGCGAAAAAGTCAATTATGTAAATGCGATATTTACAGCCGACGAAAAAGGAATTAAAACAGAATCAGCAATCTTAAACGAAGATAACTATAAAAATAAAGTTTGTGTAAAAATTACAACTGATAAAGGTGTAACTGCAATCAGCGGAACCGTTTTTAATGACGACGAAGAGAGAATTTTAAATATCGACGGCTTTAAAACAGATTTCAAACCGAAAGGTAAAATGATAATATTTAAAAATACCGATGTTCCAGGAGTTATCGCAAGCGTCAGCGCGATTTTGGCAAAAGATAAAATCAATATTGCAGATTTTAGACTAGGTCGCGGAGAAGACGGAAACGCACTTGCTGTAATTCTAGTAGATGAAGATATAAGCAAAAGCGTACTTGACGAACTTTCAGCACTTTCTACTTGCCTACTTGCTCGTTATGTAGTACTTTAA